TAGGTATTAACCCAGTAATAACCCGCTTGATCATCACGGCGAGAACCTGAGTAACGGCCGGTTGTATATTTAGGGGCAATACTCTCTGGCACTGGTGCAACACCGTACGGCATTCTTGGCAAGGTGTGGAATAACTTAGGTAACTGCGCATCCATTTTCTTGGCGATGTAAGACGCTTCTTTTAGCAAATCTTTTGGTGTTTTTGCGTAAAATTGCGGATCAGTACGTAAAAAGTGCACAAAATCAGCAAACGAGCCTTCAAAGCCTACTTTCTCAATAATTTTTTCCATTTCTGCACGAATACGCGCAACTTCTTGTAAACCCAGTTCATGGATTTCTTTTGGCGTCATATCTGTGGTGGTGTAGTACTTAGCGCGATTTTCGTAAAACGCTTTGCCATTCGGCGTACTTGAAATACCAATATCTGTACGTGCACCCGGTTGATACTCATTGTTAAAGAAGGTTAAGTAACCTTGATATGCCGGAATAACTTGTTCTGTGATAATGGTTTGCGCTTGCTTTTGTAGCGCTGCAAACTCGCTATCACTTACACCTGCCGTGTTATTTAAAAATGGTTTGTAAAATTCAGACTGTGTCGCATCATCAACAATATAAGCCGTGATTGAGTCTTGATAGCCTTCTAAAACAGCCTTTGGTTGAGTTAAACCTACTTCAAGACCTTTACGCATCCAGCCGATATTTTGCGAAAAGTAGCGAGGAATTTGCTGTAATTTAGCAAGATATAGCTGGTAATCTTGTGGTTTTGTGTAATCTGAGCTTGATATCATAAATGATAGGCTAGAATGGAAGCCATACTCAGATGTCAGCGGCATATAGTGCGCATTAAACACATATTCATCGACACTATTTTGCACTTGGCCACGCAAAATAGTCAGATTAATGCGATTTTCT
Above is a window of Pseudoalteromonas shioyasakiensis DNA encoding:
- a CDS encoding DUF885 domain-containing protein codes for the protein MKQTLSRTLNRSVIAVALACTLSACQVTNIDADQQFTQVAENIVNYRQSISPYGKENGVDGYLLENLSAEFLEQKYKKNTELLAELDAIDRDKLSEENRINLTILRGQVQNSVDEYVFNAHYMPLTSEYGFHSSLSFMISSSDYTKPQDYQLYLAKLQQIPRYFSQNIGWMRKGLEVGLTQPKAVLEGYQDSITAYIVDDATQSEFYKPFLNNTAGVSDSEFAALQKQAQTIITEQVIPAYQGYLTFFNNEYQPGARTDIGISSTPNGKAFYENRAKYYTTTDMTPKEIHELGLQEVARIRAEMEKIIEKVGFEGSFADFVHFLRTDPQFYAKTPKDLLKEASYIAKKMDAQLPKLFHTLPRMPYGVAPVPESIAPKYTTGRYSGSRRDDQAGYYWVNTYALDKRPLYVLEALTLHEAVPGHHLQISLNAELESLPSYRRNAYLSAFGEGWGLYSEFLGIEAGFYQDPYSDFGRLTYEMWRAARLVVDTGMHMYGWSRERAMKFMSENTALSLHNVKTETDRYISWPAQALSYKIGELTIKRLRHEAEQALGQDFDIREFHHQVLRHGSVPMSVLEEQIQLYIKAELAKRAA